A single window of Haliotis asinina isolate JCU_RB_2024 chromosome 5, JCU_Hal_asi_v2, whole genome shotgun sequence DNA harbors:
- the LOC137284015 gene encoding uncharacterized protein produces MSPDFFNLYSENILRRLKESYDGILINGVLINNIRYADDTALIVDSEEGLLRLLDLVTEVSTEEGLEINCKKTFCMVVSKNSQPPVCNLKCNNAAFEQVNSFNYLDHC; encoded by the coding sequence ATGAGTCCGGACTTTTTTAACTTGTATAGTGAAAACATCCTCCGACGCCTCAAAGAATCATACGACGGCATTCTCATCAATGGTGTGCTCATCAATAACATCAGATATGCAGATGACACTGCACTCATAGTTGACAGTGAAGAAGGCCTTCTAAGGTTACTGGATCTTGTAACAGAAGTCTCTACAGAGGAAGGTTTGGAAATCAATTGCAAGAAGACTTTCTGTATGGTGGTCTCCAAGAACTCCCAGCCCCCTGTGTGTAACCTCAAGTGCAACAATGCCGCGTTTGAACAGGTCAACTCCTTCAACTACTTGGATCATTGTTGA